In Coriobacteriia bacterium, a genomic segment contains:
- a CDS encoding PHP domain-containing protein yields MRADLHVHSTASDGTVAPSELVALALTHGVDVLAIADHDSVAGLGEASQAAQGTGLVLIPAVELSSVAGAIDVHILAYHVDPLDPSLLSELTHLRDARMRRATRMVAALAEAGHPVTLAEVLALSDGGAVGRSHVARALVGAGAAESVSEAFRRYIGRGMPFYVPKDARPPEEVIGFVRSIGAVPVLAHPGVTDADELLEDLIAAGLLGIEAFHADHTPEQRQRYASYARERGLLVTGGTDYHGPASPNPELGSCDVPTEDILALLAAGSPSHDA; encoded by the coding sequence ATGCGCGCCGATCTCCACGTTCACTCGACCGCCTCCGACGGAACCGTCGCTCCCTCCGAGCTCGTGGCGCTCGCGCTCACACACGGCGTCGATGTGCTTGCGATCGCCGACCACGACTCCGTCGCGGGGCTCGGCGAGGCGTCGCAGGCCGCGCAGGGCACCGGCCTCGTGCTGATCCCGGCAGTCGAACTCTCATCGGTAGCCGGTGCGATCGACGTCCACATCCTCGCGTACCACGTCGACCCGCTCGATCCGTCGCTTCTGTCCGAGCTTACGCATCTCCGAGACGCCCGGATGCGCAGAGCCACGCGCATGGTCGCGGCACTCGCCGAAGCCGGCCATCCGGTCACGCTCGCCGAGGTTCTGGCCCTGTCGGACGGGGGAGCGGTGGGTCGTAGCCACGTGGCGCGTGCGCTCGTAGGCGCAGGAGCCGCTGAGAGCGTCTCTGAGGCGTTTCGGCGCTACATCGGTAGAGGAATGCCCTTCTACGTGCCCAAGGACGCCAGGCCGCCCGAGGAGGTCATCGGATTCGTGCGGTCCATCGGCGCGGTCCCGGTCCTTGCGCACCCGGGAGTCACAGACGCCGATGAGCTCCTGGAGGATCTGATCGCTGCGGGGCTGCTCGGCATCGAGGCCTTCCACGCGGACCACACTCCCGAGCAGCGCCAGCGCTACGCGTCGTATGCGCGGGAGCGAGGGCTGCTCGTCACCGGCGGAACCGACTACCACGGCCCCGCATCTCCCAATCCCGAGCTGGGCTCCTGCGACGTCCCCACTGAAGACATCCTCGCGCTCCTGGCCGCAGGGAGCCCCTCCCACGACGCCTAA
- the amrA gene encoding AmmeMemoRadiSam system protein A, protein MTNGTFGLIVPHPPVFVPNVGGERARTAASSIEALAVAQSALDEFAPETLVLMSPHAPAAGDLLLVDDSDSFSGDLSQFGDATVYRAQGDPELATAILAELRAHGIDSASRSGDLRLRAGWLDHASIVPLSFIDPDARFRVVVLSLAYLPLSAHRVLGLAVREAADRLRRRVAFIASGDCSHRLTSDAPAGYSPRGIEFDEWLRDVVASGRLSLLAEADPGLQDAAGECGLRSFVALGGFAGSDPVPTSVLAYEGPWGVGYLTALVGDAALRSAADAPEAAAPAESEIVTLARTAIETYVRDGRVLAASPLVGAQFPARAGAFVSLHRNGDLRGCIGTIAPTSGSLAEEVVHNAIQAAMHDPRFPSLSAIELGDLDVKVDVLHEPEESRREDLDPARYGVIVSTGSRRGLLLPDLEGVDDVETQVGIALQKGGIRPEEQYRIERFRVDRYT, encoded by the coding sequence TTGACCAACGGAACCTTCGGACTGATCGTCCCTCATCCGCCCGTCTTCGTCCCGAATGTGGGAGGAGAGCGGGCGCGCACCGCTGCATCCTCGATCGAGGCGCTCGCCGTCGCGCAGTCAGCACTGGACGAGTTCGCACCCGAGACGCTCGTGTTGATGTCCCCGCACGCGCCGGCCGCCGGCGACCTGCTGCTCGTAGACGACAGCGACTCATTCTCGGGGGACCTGTCACAGTTCGGGGACGCGACGGTCTACCGCGCGCAGGGCGATCCCGAGCTCGCCACCGCGATACTCGCCGAGCTGCGCGCTCACGGTATCGATTCCGCGTCACGGAGCGGCGACCTGCGCCTACGGGCCGGATGGCTCGACCACGCGAGTATCGTGCCGCTCTCGTTCATCGATCCGGACGCACGCTTTCGCGTTGTGGTCCTCTCCCTGGCGTACCTCCCACTGTCCGCACACCGTGTGCTCGGCCTGGCGGTGCGTGAAGCGGCGGACAGGCTGCGCCGACGAGTGGCGTTCATCGCAAGTGGCGACTGCTCTCATCGGCTCACGTCAGACGCGCCTGCGGGCTACTCGCCGCGAGGCATCGAGTTCGATGAATGGCTGCGGGATGTCGTCGCGTCAGGGCGTCTCTCGCTGCTCGCCGAAGCCGACCCGGGACTTCAAGATGCGGCAGGGGAGTGCGGCTTGCGCTCGTTTGTGGCGCTCGGCGGGTTCGCAGGCTCAGACCCCGTACCGACCAGTGTGCTCGCGTACGAGGGTCCGTGGGGTGTTGGATACCTGACGGCGCTCGTGGGCGACGCGGCGCTCCGGTCGGCGGCCGATGCTCCCGAAGCAGCGGCACCCGCAGAGTCCGAGATCGTGACGCTGGCGCGTACTGCTATCGAGACCTACGTGCGAGATGGTCGCGTCCTCGCAGCCTCGCCGCTCGTGGGCGCGCAGTTCCCTGCGCGTGCGGGCGCATTCGTATCGCTGCACCGCAACGGGGATCTGCGCGGCTGCATCGGCACCATCGCCCCGACCTCCGGATCGCTGGCCGAGGAGGTCGTGCACAACGCCATCCAGGCGGCCATGCACGATCCCCGCTTCCCATCCTTGTCCGCTATCGAACTCGGTGATCTCGATGTGAAGGTTGACGTGCTCCATGAGCCTGAGGAATCGCGCCGCGAGGATCTCGACCCCGCCCGCTACGGCGTGATCGTCTCCACGGGCTCACGACGGGGTCTGCTGCTTCCCGACCTTGAGGGTGTTGATGACGTCGAGACTCAAGTGGGTATCGCGCTCCAAAAGGGCGGTATCCGGCCCGAGGAGCAGTACCGCATCGAGCGATTCCGAGTCGACCGCTACACTTAG
- a CDS encoding stage V sporulation protein S: protein MEVLKVSSKSNPNSVAGALAGIVREQGAAEIQTVGAGALNQAVKAIAIARGFIAPSGMELTCVPAFADIEINGEERTAIRLLVEPRDMHR from the coding sequence GTGGAAGTCCTCAAGGTTTCGAGCAAGTCGAATCCGAATTCAGTCGCCGGTGCACTCGCCGGAATCGTTCGCGAACAAGGTGCAGCCGAGATTCAGACGGTTGGCGCGGGGGCGCTCAACCAAGCCGTCAAGGCGATCGCCATCGCTCGCGGGTTCATCGCACCCTCCGGCATGGAGCTGACGTGCGTGCCTGCTTTCGCCGACATCGAGATCAACGGCGAGGAGCGCACCGCCATCCGGCTGCTCGTGGAGCCGCGCGACATGCACCGCTAG
- the miaA gene encoding tRNA (adenosine(37)-N6)-dimethylallyltransferase MiaA, giving the protein MTPSAPSTTRVIAVVGPTAVGKTALAEEIAVRLGGQIVSADSMQVYRGMDIGTAKPALADRRVPYHCIDLVDPGQPFSAALFQRVARDSIEQVASGGHLPVVAGGTGLYVRAALDTMEFPAGEQADNAVRDEYEAVARERGPEVLHALLSQRDPASAALIHPNNVRRVVRALEMADQGISYAQQAAGFSNRVGVFETRYVGLDMDRQRLYERIDARVDSMVACGLLGEVEQLLAAGFRSALTASAAIGYKEFVPVIESGADMDGAIAQVKQATRRYAKRQLTWFRSDPRISWFDAQTPTATAADAVIDGLDWSPASGS; this is encoded by the coding sequence ATGACCCCATCCGCGCCATCCACCACCCGTGTGATCGCTGTCGTCGGCCCAACCGCCGTTGGCAAGACGGCGCTTGCCGAGGAGATCGCCGTGCGACTCGGCGGCCAGATCGTCAGCGCCGACTCGATGCAGGTCTACCGCGGCATGGACATCGGCACGGCGAAGCCCGCACTCGCCGACCGTCGAGTGCCCTACCACTGCATCGATCTCGTCGATCCCGGGCAGCCGTTCTCGGCGGCGCTATTCCAGCGAGTGGCCCGCGACTCCATCGAACAGGTGGCATCCGGCGGCCACCTGCCTGTAGTGGCAGGCGGAACGGGACTCTATGTGCGCGCGGCGCTCGACACCATGGAGTTTCCCGCCGGCGAGCAGGCTGACAACGCGGTTCGCGACGAATACGAGGCAGTCGCACGCGAGAGGGGTCCCGAAGTACTGCACGCACTGCTGTCACAGCGTGATCCCGCCTCGGCAGCGCTCATACACCCCAACAACGTGCGTCGGGTCGTTCGCGCACTCGAGATGGCCGACCAAGGCATCTCGTACGCGCAGCAGGCCGCCGGGTTCTCAAACAGGGTGGGTGTCTTCGAGACGCGGTATGTAGGGCTCGACATGGACCGGCAGCGACTCTACGAGCGAATCGACGCTCGAGTCGATTCGATGGTTGCGTGCGGCCTTCTCGGAGAGGTCGAGCAATTGCTTGCGGCTGGATTTCGATCGGCACTGACCGCATCGGCTGCTATCGGGTACAAGGAGTTCGTACCGGTCATCGAGTCCGGTGCTGACATGGATGGGGCGATTGCGCAGGTGAAGCAGGCTACGAGGCGCTATGCGAAGAGACAGCTGACGTGGTTTCGCTCGGATCCACGAATCTCGTGGTTCGATGCGCAGACGCCGACGGCGACCGCCGCTGACGCGGTGATCGATGGGTTAGACTGGTCGCCAGCTTCAGGGTCGTAG
- a CDS encoding sensor histidine kinase: MTPNDDLLNFVTAVSGEAYLKVEETLGDGYVRLRISEAERRQAKHDIRSVEDIVVELLRNSRDAHAGRLFIATGREGDTRSMTLIDDGVGVPTAMHDHVFEPRVTSKLDTMVMDRWGVHGRGMALFSIRSNATEARIATSELHKGAAVVVVTDSTALAERADQSTWPMLERDDSGSLKVARGPHNIVRRVVEFAVEHPGIEVYLGTPTEILATMWALARTELDASELLFCDDVTRLPVWQRPSAAGDAAELVDIAHSLGLEVSDRTAHRVIADGLPRLKQVLVLAGGSAPVVPETSGPDIYKDRRGLKLHHTDIAQFRRELEAAFDSIAERYYLHLKCEPKITVGKDDIRVRFEVEKED; the protein is encoded by the coding sequence ATGACCCCGAACGATGATCTCCTCAACTTCGTTACCGCCGTCTCCGGTGAGGCCTACCTCAAGGTCGAGGAGACACTGGGCGACGGCTACGTTCGGCTCCGCATCTCGGAGGCCGAGCGCAGGCAGGCGAAGCACGACATTCGCAGCGTTGAGGACATCGTGGTCGAACTCTTGCGCAACTCGCGCGACGCGCATGCCGGCCGCCTGTTCATCGCAACCGGCCGCGAGGGCGACACTCGCAGCATGACGCTCATCGATGATGGTGTCGGCGTGCCGACCGCAATGCACGACCACGTGTTCGAACCGCGTGTCACGAGCAAGCTCGACACGATGGTCATGGACCGATGGGGCGTGCACGGCCGAGGTATGGCCCTGTTCTCCATCCGAAGCAATGCCACCGAGGCCAGAATCGCAACGTCCGAGCTGCACAAAGGCGCTGCAGTCGTAGTGGTGACCGATTCGACCGCACTTGCAGAACGCGCCGACCAATCGACCTGGCCCATGCTCGAACGCGATGACTCCGGCTCACTCAAGGTGGCCCGTGGTCCGCACAACATCGTTCGTCGCGTAGTGGAGTTCGCCGTTGAACACCCGGGAATTGAGGTGTATCTCGGAACACCCACCGAGATTCTCGCCACGATGTGGGCGCTGGCACGAACGGAACTCGACGCCTCCGAGCTGCTCTTTTGCGATGACGTGACGCGGCTGCCGGTCTGGCAACGCCCCTCGGCCGCAGGCGACGCGGCGGAGCTCGTCGATATCGCCCACTCGCTCGGACTCGAAGTCTCCGACCGCACCGCTCATCGCGTCATAGCCGACGGGTTGCCCCGGCTGAAGCAGGTGCTGGTGCTTGCGGGCGGATCGGCTCCCGTTGTGCCCGAGACCTCCGGTCCCGACATCTACAAGGACCGGCGCGGTCTCAAGCTCCACCACACGGACATAGCCCAGTTCCGTCGCGAACTCGAGGCTGCGTTCGACAGCATCGCTGAGCGCTATTACCTCCATCTGAAGTGCGAGCCCAAGATCACGGTGGGCAAGGACGATATCCGAGTCCGTTTCGAGGTGGAGAAAGAGGACTGA
- the miaB gene encoding tRNA (N6-isopentenyl adenosine(37)-C2)-methylthiotransferase MiaB: protein MQTYLIRTFGCQMNKHDSERVAGLLSAQGLSPVEQAEDADVVVFMTCCVRENADERLRGQVHSLKSVKAGRPGQLIAVGGCIGQRDGETLLRQIPHIDVVFGTHNIAHLPALLDSAKSQRLPQVEILSESTDFSSDLPTEREHPWHAWVPITVGCDNFCTYCIVPHVRGRERSRPLEDIVAEVESLVADGVLEVTLLGQNVNSYGRDIYGEPRFADALRAVAAAGIARIRFATSHPKDLSEDTIRAMAEVPAVMPYLHLPVQSGSDSVLTAMNRKYTQSEYLALLERIRAAIPDLALSTDVIVGFPGETDEDFEATLEVMRAGRYDQAFTFIYSPREGTPAARMEARVTRDVSQERFDRLVAIVQASALENSTRYVGTVQPVLFESVSKRDEQMLAGRAPSNRMVHVRVPEGRSADEFTGRILDVEIDEAQTWFLIGHLTGTNS from the coding sequence ATGCAGACCTACTTGATCCGCACCTTCGGGTGCCAGATGAACAAGCACGACTCCGAGCGCGTCGCCGGACTACTCTCCGCGCAGGGCCTGTCGCCGGTGGAGCAGGCCGAAGACGCCGACGTGGTCGTCTTCATGACGTGTTGTGTGCGCGAGAACGCCGACGAGCGGCTGAGGGGCCAAGTTCATTCGCTCAAGAGCGTCAAGGCCGGCCGACCCGGTCAGCTTATCGCGGTGGGGGGCTGCATCGGCCAGCGAGACGGTGAGACGCTCCTGCGCCAGATTCCGCACATCGACGTGGTCTTCGGGACGCACAACATCGCGCACCTGCCCGCGCTTCTCGATTCAGCGAAGAGTCAGCGTTTACCTCAGGTTGAGATTCTGTCTGAATCGACCGACTTCTCGAGCGATCTACCCACGGAGCGGGAGCATCCCTGGCATGCATGGGTGCCCATCACGGTGGGTTGTGACAACTTCTGCACTTACTGCATCGTGCCTCACGTTCGTGGTCGGGAGCGTTCGCGACCGCTCGAGGACATCGTCGCTGAGGTGGAATCGCTCGTGGCGGACGGTGTGCTTGAGGTGACGCTGCTAGGGCAGAACGTCAACAGCTACGGGCGGGACATATACGGGGAGCCACGGTTCGCCGATGCGCTGCGCGCGGTTGCGGCTGCCGGGATCGCTCGCATTCGGTTCGCGACCAGCCACCCCAAGGACCTCTCGGAGGACACGATCCGCGCGATGGCCGAGGTGCCCGCCGTCATGCCCTACCTTCATCTCCCCGTGCAGTCGGGATCCGACTCTGTGCTCACTGCGATGAACCGCAAGTACACGCAGTCGGAGTACCTCGCGCTCCTGGAGCGCATCCGTGCGGCCATTCCGGATCTCGCGCTGTCGACCGACGTCATCGTCGGGTTCCCGGGAGAGACCGACGAGGACTTCGAAGCCACGCTTGAGGTGATGAGGGCCGGTCGCTACGACCAGGCGTTCACGTTCATCTACTCGCCACGCGAGGGCACTCCCGCAGCTCGTATGGAAGCGCGCGTCACGCGCGACGTGTCGCAGGAGAGGTTCGATCGGCTTGTGGCGATCGTGCAGGCCTCGGCGCTTGAGAACAGCACTCGCTACGTCGGAACGGTCCAGCCGGTCCTGTTTGAGAGCGTGAGCAAGCGTGACGAGCAGATGCTCGCAGGCCGCGCCCCGAGCAACCGAATGGTGCACGTACGCGTCCCCGAGGGCCGCAGCGCGGACGAGTTCACCGGTCGCATTCTCGACGTTGAGATCGATGAGGCCCAGACCTGGTTCCTGATTGGGCACCTGACGGGTACGAACTCCTAG